From a region of the Gossypium raimondii isolate GPD5lz chromosome 10, ASM2569854v1, whole genome shotgun sequence genome:
- the LOC105778249 gene encoding myosin-15, with amino-acid sequence MWNLFSTAWPCSNTFFYAHRCDVNLLLATLCTCTIQTREGSIVKALDCNATVASRDALAKTVYARLFDWLVDKLNISVGQDPNSHVQIGVLDIYGFECFKHNRL; translated from the exons ATGTGGAACCTCTTTTCAACAGCTTGGCCTTGCAGCAATACATTCTTTTATGCTCACAG GTGTGATGTGAACCTCTTGTTGGCGACATTATGTACTTGTACCATTCAAACCCGTGAAGGAAGTATAGTTAAAGCTCTTGATTGTAATGCTACTGTGGCTAGTCGGGATGCATTAGCAAAGACAGTTTATGCTCGATTGTTTGATTG GCTTGTTGATAAGCTTAATATATCCGTGGGGCAAGATCCAAATTCCCATGTGCAAATTGGAGTTTTGGACATCTATGGATTTGAATGCTTTAAGCATAATAG ATTATGA